The DNA region TCATCTCAGGACGCTTCATCGGCAGCAGGCCTTGCGGACGCCAAATCATCATCAGAACCATCAACGCACCCAGCAACAGCATGCTGTATTCATTCAGATCGCGCATCAGTTCACGAGACACCACCAGCAAGATTGCAGCAAGAATGACAGCAAACTGCGAGCCCATGCCACCCAGCACAACGATAGCCAGCACAAAGGCAGATTCAGCAAACGTGAACGATTCCGGGCTGACGAAGCCCTGACGCGCGGCAAACAGCGTACCGGCAAAACCCGCGAACGCGGCGCTGATGGTAAACGCGGTCAGCTTGATGCGCGTTGGGCTCAGCCCCAGAGAACGGCAGGCGATTTCATCATCGCGCAGCGCTTCCCAGGCACGTCCTAACGGCATACGCAGCAGACGGTTAATCACAAACAGGGTTAACACCACCAACAACAGCGCGACCAGATATAGGAAGATGACGCGATCGCTGGGGTCATATTGCAGACCGAAGAAGTTATGGAACGTATCCCAACCGCCATCGCGCGCACTACGGCCAAATTCCAGACCAAAGAAGGTCGGTTTAGGGATCTGACTGATGCCGTTCGGGCCACCGGTAATTTCGGTATTATTCAGCAGCAGGATACGGACAATTTCGCCGAACCCGAGCGTCACAATCGCCAGATAGTCGCCGCGCAAACGCAGCACTGGGAACCCCAGCAGGAAGCCGGACAACGCCGCCACCATACCTGCCAACGGTAAACTTTCCCAAAAACCCAAGCCGTAATAGTGATTCAGCAGCGCATAAGTGTACGCGCCAATGGCGTAAAACCCGCCGTAGCCCAATACCAGCAGACCGGACAGACCAACCACCACGTTCAAACCCAGACCCAGCATCACGTAAATCAGCGTGAGCGTAGCAATATCCACCGTACCGCGCGATACCAGAAACGGCCAGGCGATAGCGGCGATAATCAATGCCGCAGCCAATACCTTCTGCCGCGGCGTACTGCCATCAAAGCTCGGCAGCACCAGTGACGGGGCGGAAAATTTCTTGATGCTTTGCTGGAAGAACGGGCGGATCAACTGGAAGAAGAACACCACGATGCAGCCCGCACCAATCCAGTACCAGCGCACTTCATCGGCACCGCGCACCACCAACTTAGTGCCATCCAGCGCCAGTTGCATGCCCATTAAGAACGAGGCCAGCACCAGCAACATGAACGCAGAAACCAACGCATTAAACAGGTTGAGCTGTTTCATACTTTCTCAACCTCCGGGCGACCCAGAATACCGGTTGGCATCACCAACAGCACCACAATCAGCAGCGCAAACGACACCGCATCTTTGTATTCCGTGCTCAGGTAAGCGGACGTCAGCGCTTCGGCTACCCCTAAAATCAGCCCACCAATCATGGCGCCAGGAATACTGCCGATTCCGCCCAGTACCGCCGCCGTAAAGGCTTTCATCCCGGCCATAAAGCCGATATAGGGGTTGATGACGCCGTAGAATTGCCCCAACAGCACGCCGGCAACGGCGGCCATGAGTGCGCCGATGACAAAGGTCAGGGAGATCACGCGATCGGTGCTGATACCTAACAGGCTAGCCATTTTCAGGTCTTCCGCGCAAGCGCGACAGGCGCGCCCCATACGGGAATAGCGAATGAACAACGTCAGCGCCAGCATAGCGAGGAACGTAACAATCCAGATGGTCAACTGCATGGTGCTAATCGTCGCGGCAAAGCCATTGCTTTCGCCCAGCACCCATTGGCCAGTCACCAGACTCGGCAGCGCAACATCACGCGAGCCCTGATTCAGGCTGACGTAGTTTTGCAGGAAAATTGACATCCCGATGGCAGAAATCAGCGCAATCAGGCGCTTTGACGTTCGAACAGGTCGGTAGGCCACCCGTTCGATACTCCAGCCGTAGGCGCTGGAAATGACCACGGCGGCAATAAAGGCGACACCTATGAGGAGCCAGCCAGCATCAATGCCCATCATCATCAGGGCCGCAATCACAATAAAGGAGACATAGCTACCGATCATATACACTTCGCCGTGCGCGAAGTTAATCATGCCGATAATGCCGTAAACCATGGTGTAGCCAATGGCGATCAGCGCATAGGTGCTGCCCAACGTCAGACCGTTGAACATCTGCTGAAAAAAGTAAAGGAACTGCTCGGACATACCTTAAACCTTAAATGCTGCCCCCGCGCCTTGCGGCAACGGGGGCTTCGGTATTGAGGGATTATTATTGGTACGGCGGAGAATGCTCGCCACGCCGAAAAGGCAGACAACGGCGAATTCATCCGTTATCCGCCTATGGCATAGTGATTATTTCACTGCGCTGGACGTACCATCTTTGTGCCACTCAAATACGCCAAATTCAAACCCTTTCAGGTCGCCTTTTGCATCCCAGCTTAATGGTCCCATTACTGTATCCACGGGGTTCGCTTTCAGATCCGCGACCAGTTTTTCCGGCTCATCGCTACCCGTACGCGTCATCGCCGTGGTCAGCGATTGTAGTGCGGCGTAGGTCGTCCAGACAAATGGACCGGTTGGATCCAGTTTCTTGGCTTTCAGTGCATCGACAATCGGTTGGTTAGCAGGAACCTGATCGTAACGCTTCGGCAGCGTCACCAGCATGCCTTCAGAGGCATCGCCTGCGATGTTGGACAGCGACGAGTTACCCACGCCTTCCGGCCCCATAAACTTGGTCGTCATACCAGCCTGACGCGATTGGCGCAGAATCTGCCCCATTTCCGGGTAGTAGCCACCGAAATACACGAAATCGACGTTCTCTTTCTTCAGACGCGCAACCAGCGTGGAGAAATCTTTATCACCCGCCGTCACACCTTCAAACAGCACAACATTCGCACCCGCTTTTTTCAGGCTATCCTGAACAGAGCGGGCCAGGCCTTCACCATATTGCTGCTTGTCATGAACCACGGCGATACGCTGCGGTTTGAGGGTTTCGACAATATATTTCGCTGAGGTTGGCCCCTGATCGGAATCCAGCCCCGTTGTGCGCAGCACCATTTTGTAGCCGCGCGTGGTTAAGTCGGCGTTGGTTGCCGCAGGCGTAATCATGATCACGCCTTCTTCTTCATAGATATCAGACGCAGGCTGCGTTGAGGAGGAACACAGATGGCCAATCACATAACGGATACCGTCATTGATGACTTTGTTCGCGACGGCAACCGCCTGCTTAGGGTCGCACGCGTCATCATATTCAACGCCAACCAACTTGTTACCGTTTACGCCGCCTTTTGCGTTAATGTCTTCAATAGCCTGACGTGCGCCAATGAATTCCATATCGCCATACTGTGCGACAGGGCCAGACATCGCGCCAACAACGGCAACCTTAATATCGGCAGCGCTGACCGCGTGACTCAACGCCGCAGCCATACAACCCATCAGCAATACTTTACCTTTACTGAATTTCATTCTTTTTACCCCATCTGTCATTATGGATATTGCCGAAAACCTGACCGCTGTCTGCCATAACCCGCTATTTCCTTATAAGTAAGAAAGGCTTAGGTTATTATTAGTAATGATTTCTAATAAGGCTTTATTTTTCATATTATTAAACAGGAATATTATGCTGCAAATCAACTCACACTGTCAGAAACAAGCGGAGCAAACAGCACAAAATGCCAGATGCAAAAACCAGCATTCAATTTATATATAGTCAGATATTCTACTTTGTGCATTAATTGTTGATGGATTACTCGAAAAACAAAGAATGATAAAAACATTTGCCCTATTAACCATAACGATCAAATTACACAACTGATCCACTACAAAACACCTACATTATTCTTCACTCATATGATGGAGTGCCGATAAAAATGAAACTCACCGTTGAATGCCTCACCCAATTCAGCCCTCAGGATAAAATTGATCTGGCAAAAATCTGGCCACATCAAAACATTGATTTATTAGAAGCAGGACTCAAACCAACTCGACGACTCTTTGCCGCCCGTTTTAACGATCGGTTACTTGGAGGAATGCTGGTCGAAATTGCAGGGGATTATGCGGAACTGAGCGATTTGATGGTGCGAGAAGTCACGCGGCGGCGGGGCGTCGGGAAACTCTTGATTGATGAAGCGAGTCGTCAGCTTCCTGAGGTCAACGAGTGGTGGCTGGCTACGGCTAATCATGCAGCGATCAAAGAGGAAGTGCTGGCGCGGTTTATGGTGTCCTGCGGCTTCTCACCAGTATCCGGCGGCTGGCGCTATATTCGCAGAAAAGAACCGCTGATCCTTGACCAAATCAATTCAGATAAGCCGGCCTGACAGCAGACAAAAACAAAACGACCGGGCATTACCCGGTCGCGACAGAAAGAGATGATAAAAGCGATTAGGCTTCTATCGCCGCTCGCAGTTTTTTCATCGCATTCTTTTCTAACTGACGCACGCGTTCTGCAGAAACGCCGTACTTATCGGCCAGCTCCTGCAAGGTGGATTTGTTGTCATCATCCAGCCAGCGCGCGCGAATGATATGCTGGCTACGTTCATCCAACCCTTCCAACGCGTAGGTGAGCTTATCGGCCGCATGCGTTTCCCAGTTATCTTCTTCAATGCCATCGGCAAAATCAGACGATTTATCCTGTAGGTAAAGCATCGGCGACATCGCCTTGCCGTCGTGAGAATCTTCTTCCGGCGTCGGATCGAACGTCATGTCCTGCGCCGCCATGCGGGATTCCATCTCGCGCACGTCTTTGCTGGTCACGCCCAGTTCACGCGCCACCAGTTCGACCTCGTCCTGATTAAACCAACCGAGGCGCGTTTTCGACTTACGCAGGTTAAAGAACAACTTACGCTGTGCTTTGGTGGTCGCGACTTTCACAATACGCCAGTTACGCAGCACGTACTCATGAATTTCGGCTTTGATCCAATGCACAGCAAAAGAAACCAGACGCACGCCAACTTCAGGGTTAAAGCGACGTACCGCCTTCATCAGGCCGATATTCCCTTCCTGAATCAGGTCCGCCTGCGGCAGGCCGTAGCCGGAATAGTTACGGGCAACGTGAATAACAAAACGCAGGTGTGACAGAATCAGGTGCTTAGCCGCATCCAGATCGCCCTGATAATGCAGCCGTTCAGCCAGCGCCCGCTCTTCCTCCGCCGTCAGCATTGGATAGGCATTGGCGGCACGAATATACCCTTCCAGACTGCCCTGGGGAACTAAGGTGAAAGTTTGCATATCTTTGGTCATTCAACCCTCTCAGTTGCTCTACTCGTCATATTGCAGTCGACTATCTTAGCACTGCTTCGCCGCCGCGTTTTGCGCGAAAATGGCAAAACGCGGCTGATTTATTTGAATCCTAAAATCTGTCTATTCAGACTGTGATTTTGCTCGCAAGTTCCTATCATTTTATTCACCTCATGCCAGAGATCAAGCTAGAGAAAAACGAGTCACTCACACACGCTACACCGAGGGGAAAACACAGCGGGAAGAACAAAAAAGAGATGTCGCTGAGGAAATTTCCCCTGCAATACGGACTGAATTACAGGGGATAATTATACCAGAAAACGCTTACTGTGGTGTAAAACGA from Pectobacterium actinidiae includes:
- the rpoH gene encoding RNA polymerase sigma factor RpoH, giving the protein MTKDMQTFTLVPQGSLEGYIRAANAYPMLTAEEERALAERLHYQGDLDAAKHLILSHLRFVIHVARNYSGYGLPQADLIQEGNIGLMKAVRRFNPEVGVRLVSFAVHWIKAEIHEYVLRNWRIVKVATTKAQRKLFFNLRKSKTRLGWFNQDEVELVARELGVTSKDVREMESRMAAQDMTFDPTPEEDSHDGKAMSPMLYLQDKSSDFADGIEEDNWETHAADKLTYALEGLDERSQHIIRARWLDDDNKSTLQELADKYGVSAERVRQLEKNAMKKLRAAIEA
- a CDS encoding branched-chain amino acid ABC transporter substrate-binding protein, with the protein product MKFSKGKVLLMGCMAAALSHAVSAADIKVAVVGAMSGPVAQYGDMEFIGARQAIEDINAKGGVNGNKLVGVEYDDACDPKQAVAVANKVINDGIRYVIGHLCSSSTQPASDIYEEEGVIMITPAATNADLTTRGYKMVLRTTGLDSDQGPTSAKYIVETLKPQRIAVVHDKQQYGEGLARSVQDSLKKAGANVVLFEGVTAGDKDFSTLVARLKKENVDFVYFGGYYPEMGQILRQSRQAGMTTKFMGPEGVGNSSLSNIAGDASEGMLVTLPKRYDQVPANQPIVDALKAKKLDPTGPFVWTTYAALQSLTTAMTRTGSDEPEKLVADLKANPVDTVMGPLSWDAKGDLKGFEFGVFEWHKDGTSSAVK
- a CDS encoding high-affinity branched-chain amino acid ABC transporter permease LivM yields the protein MKQLNLFNALVSAFMLLVLASFLMGMQLALDGTKLVVRGADEVRWYWIGAGCIVVFFFQLIRPFFQQSIKKFSAPSLVLPSFDGSTPRQKVLAAALIIAAIAWPFLVSRGTVDIATLTLIYVMLGLGLNVVVGLSGLLVLGYGGFYAIGAYTYALLNHYYGLGFWESLPLAGMVAALSGFLLGFPVLRLRGDYLAIVTLGFGEIVRILLLNNTEITGGPNGISQIPKPTFFGLEFGRSARDGGWDTFHNFFGLQYDPSDRVIFLYLVALLLVVLTLFVINRLLRMPLGRAWEALRDDEIACRSLGLSPTRIKLTAFTISAAFAGFAGTLFAARQGFVSPESFTFAESAFVLAIVVLGGMGSQFAVILAAILLVVSRELMRDLNEYSMLLLGALMVLMMIWRPQGLLPMKRPEMKLKVAKKEEQA
- the panM gene encoding aspartate 1-decarboxylase autocleavage activator PanM, producing the protein MKLTVECLTQFSPQDKIDLAKIWPHQNIDLLEAGLKPTRRLFAARFNDRLLGGMLVEIAGDYAELSDLMVREVTRRRGVGKLLIDEASRQLPEVNEWWLATANHAAIKEEVLARFMVSCGFSPVSGGWRYIRRKEPLILDQINSDKPA
- the livH gene encoding high-affinity branched-chain amino acid ABC transporter permease LivH; translation: MSEQFLYFFQQMFNGLTLGSTYALIAIGYTMVYGIIGMINFAHGEVYMIGSYVSFIVIAALMMMGIDAGWLLIGVAFIAAVVISSAYGWSIERVAYRPVRTSKRLIALISAIGMSIFLQNYVSLNQGSRDVALPSLVTGQWVLGESNGFAATISTMQLTIWIVTFLAMLALTLFIRYSRMGRACRACAEDLKMASLLGISTDRVISLTFVIGALMAAVAGVLLGQFYGVINPYIGFMAGMKAFTAAVLGGIGSIPGAMIGGLILGVAEALTSAYLSTEYKDAVSFALLIVVLLVMPTGILGRPEVEKV